The sequence CTTCTCTTTCATCAGCATCCATGTTTAAGAACTCTGCAATTGGCACCATATTTTCGTTCCAAGCATCACGAGGTACTTTACGAAAGTGCTTTCTAAACCTTGCTTCTGTTAGTGCAAAATCAGCAAATGTCATTTCTAAATCCATTGCTTTTTCTACACCATTATCTATATATTTTAATTGGTAAGATGGCCAATCTTTTTCCATGTCTGGGTTACCACTTAAATCGAAGTTTTCTTCTGTGGTTTTCCCATTTTCTGGATTGTATTTAAAAATAGGATACGTGCGAGATTCTACAGCCATTTTAGCTTGATGTGCACCCAAATCATCGGCAACACCATGTTCAGGCTGACAGGTTGTATACAGGTTGAATAGGGCAGGGCGTTTGGCCATTAATCCATCTATAAAACCCTCTATCATCTGCGTAGTATTTGATAAAGTTCCTTGTAAAACATACGTATTACGGTGAGCCATTGCTAACAATCCAATCTCTTTTCGAGGTTCTGCTTTTCCTTTCCAAACCTTGCCGTATTGCGCCATATCAGATACTTGCCCAATAAACCCAGATGTACAGGCTTGTCCACCAGTGTTAGAATACACTTGAGTATCTACAACAATTACTTTTATCGGTTTACCCGAAGCCATCATTCTAGATAAATTTTGAAAACCGATATCATACATAGAACCATCTCCACCAAGCGCAACAACAGGAGGACATAAATGCCATTCTTCATCTGTAAATTGTTCCCAAGTAAAATAGGTAAAGAAATCATCATGTTCTGATGTGTTGTAGTCTCCACTAAGCTCTAATTCAGCTTTACGAATTGTTCTAAAACTATCCGCCATCTTAGACATGTGTCCTTCAAAAATACCCATAGCCAAAGAGGTGGAGTCTTGGAATAAATGGTTGGCCCAAGGGAATGGATATGGGTTATATGGATACGTACTACCCCAAACAGAAGTACATCCTGTTGCATTGGTCATCCCCATATTTGCACGTCCATCTCCAGTAGTTCCGCTAGTATATCTCCATTTTAATTGCTTTAATTGTGCAATAAGTTGAGAGGTATTTCTTAACCATTCCTGATCAATCGGTTCGCTACCTTTTTCTTGTTCAATTCTACTTGTAATTTCAGCCATTGTCAGATCGCTATCTTGCATTTCTGCAACAATCTTAGACATCATGTCGGCATCACTTAAATTGACGGTATCCATCAATTTAACTTGTAGATGACGTTCCATTTTTACAATCAGCTCATCAAGATAGTTAATGTGCTTCTCAATTCTTGGCATCATTAAAGATTGAACTGTTGCTGTAAATAAATGGACAACAGTTTTCTCTGAACAACCTAAACAAGCACCATCGCCAGAGGCAAATTTACCATACGCTTCTTTGTTTAATAGAAGTGTTTCTAAAGGGCCAATTTTTTCTTCGAGGTCATCTATTCTATTGTACTTTTCTGGAGTATTTGGCAATTCTTCCCATAAGTCCCATTCGCTTCTCAATTTGGCAACAGAACCTTCAGTTTGTATAACAGTTTTTAAAGCATTGTCATCACAAACTTCTATACATTCCATACAACCTTTACAAGTTGCTGGGTTTAATGTAATACTAAATAAACCTCCACTTCCTTTTTCTTTTTTCTCATTTAGATGATAATAAGGACGTGTAAGTGCGAATTTGAAATCACCTAATTCCTCCTTAAACCAGAGCAACTCTTGTTTTAATTGTTCCGAAGTATTTTCATCTTCAACTGTTTGATGAATCACTTCATGAATATGTTCATTTACGGAAATACCTTTGTTCTGTTCTCCATCAAAAAGAGTTCTGATTTTACTTTCCATCTTACGAGTAGCCTTCGGAAGTTCCTCCACTTTTATATGGTTTTTCTTCACTCTATTTACTACTGTTTCAAGCACATCTTTTAGCTCAGAAACCAACCCAGGTAAAGCAGTATCAGGGCAAACGGAATAACAATTGCCACAGGCAGTACAATTATCAGGTACCCATTCAGGATGCTCAAAACGAATACCCGTCATGTCTCTAAAAAGAGAAGTTGTGGCAGGCATTACCGACATGCCAATAAATGGATCAGTAAGGTTATCGTTACCTTGTCCTGTCTGGTAGAAATTACCCGTTTGTTCCCAGAAACGATGTACATCACTAAGTTTTGATTCAGAAACAGGACGTTCCTTCATCATTTTAGGTACTTTAAGTACCATACCTTCTTTACCATTAGAAGTACCTAAAACTTTATTTGTAATCTCATGAACCTCAGTAAATCCACGTTTTACAACACGCATATTATCATCTACTACACGCTGTCCTTTTCCTCCGAATTTATATTGTAATTGGTCTTCAATGGCTTTAAGTAAGGCTGCATCAGAAAGACCTGCTTTTTCCATTAAAGGTGATGCAGAGAAAAAGGCACCTTGAAAGGCAATACCCTGCATTCTTAATTGTAATTCAGGATCAGTTGCTTCTTCTCTTGCAATCTTAAATCCATCTATATAATAAACGTGTATTTCGTTTTGTATAATTAGCTTTTGATATTGCTTGGGAATTTCTGCCCATACTTCATCGGCAGTAGTTTTATCACTTTGAACAATAAAACTACCTCCTTTTTTAAGCCCTGCTAAAGCATTGGTATGCTTAAAAACGTTAGGGTCTGGAGAAAGAACTACATCCACAAAATAATACTCGCAATTAATACGAATAGGCTCTGGTGCAGCTGCTAAATAATAAGTAGTAGGTTGCCCTTTTTTTTCCGATCCATATTTGGGGTTTGCTTTAATATCGTACCCAAGTAAATCGAACAATGTCATTGCTAGATTTTTACCCGTAGTAATTGCTCCCCAACCTCCAACAGAGTGGAAACGTACCGTTATTGCCCCTTTAGGCATAAGGTTTGGGTTTTCAGAACCACGCACAGACAAATCTTGAATGTTTGGATAAGCGTCTTTAATTGACTCTTGATATTGACGCTGTTTTGGTGTGAAAGCGTGTTCACGAACAAAATCAATAGATAAGTAGAATTGCTTTTTCTGTTTTCCTTCAGGAAGCATATTTTCTACTGCTCCAATAATACCTTCTGGCTGTAAATCTCTCGATCCCATACCAAAAGAGCCAGAATAAAGTGCAGGGAATTCGTTTGGCTTATAACTTGCTAAAGTGGGGTAAGGTTTATTTTTATTACTAGCACCATTTTCAATACATTTAGTAAGCACCGCTCTAATCTCTCTAATAATTGGAGCATCTTCTGCAAGTGGTTGGTCTAAACGTTCTAAAACAGTAATCCCTTTTTTACCTTTTAAAACCTTACTTATTAGGTCGGCAGGGAAGGGCCTAAACATTACCAAATCCACAACGCCAACTTTTAAACCTCTAGTTTCTCTAAGATAATCTACAACAACTTCTGCTGAGGTAACCACAGAGCCTTGTCCTAAAATAAGGTAATCAGCATCTTCAATTTTGTAGGTCATTACACGTTCGTATAAACGACCTGTAAGTGCAGCAAAATCTTTAAATGCCTTGTCTGTAAGTTCTTTTATATGATCAAAGAAGAAAGGACGTTGTGCAGCCACAGATTGCATATACGAATCTTGATTCTGTACAATACCAGCCATTAAAGGATTATCTACATCCCAAATTTCTGGAATTCTTCTTCTCTTTTCTCCATAAATAATTTTTTGAGCTGCAGTGGGGGTATCAATAATGTCATCTGGTCGCCCTAAAAATTCTTTGATTAATTCGCGTTCAGGAAGCGATAAAGATTCAATAAGATGAGTAGTTAAAAAACCATCCTGTGCAATAACTCCAGGCGTTAAAGACATTTCTGCAATTTTATGAGAAATGATATTTAAATCGGCTACATGTTGTGCTTTTTTGGCAAACATCTGAAAGAATCCAGTATCGTCAATGGCATGGTAGTCGTCATGACCTGCATGTACATTTAACGTAGATTTTGTCATTGCTCTAGCACCTATGTTTAGCACATACGTTAAACGTTTACCTACAGCGGCATATAAAGATTCGTGCATATAGGCTATCCCTTGTCCAGAAGAAAAGTTAGCAGCACGTTGCCCTGTCATAGATAAACCAGCAGTAACAGCTGCAGCAGCATGTTCTCCTTCTGGTTCTATAAAAATAAGGGGTTTATCCGATATATTTAAATGTCCTTTTGCTGCTTCTTCTGCCCAATATTCTCCCATCTGAGTAGAAGGGGTAATAGGGTACGCACCTGCAGCATCAGTAGATTCTCTTTCGCACATAATAGCGGCAGTATTGCCATCCATTGCTACGCGAACACCAGGATATTTTACTTTGGAATTTTTTTGATCCATAATCGTTGGTCTTTTGGCTCTTGTTTGTCTTGTGTGTTGTTTATAAAATCTAGTGTGTATTGTTCCAGTATCATATTTTAAAAAAAAACATGATTTACTATAAAATACAATCGGTTACTACCTTGAACAGAAATCAAAAATTTCTATCAAGTAATGGTGTTTTATTATAAAATGTGTTTGTCGAACCTTATGTGTTGTTTAAGATAGTTAGTAAACAAATAAGTGGTTTGTATCATTTTTAATTGTGTTCACTAATTACCTCTTTAGTTATTGGAATCTACCGTTGTTTATTGGTCGGTTAAAGATAGATTTTGTGTATGGTTTTTTAGGTTACGCTCAATTTCATTTCTTACACCATTTAGACATGGTCAATCACTTGTTTTTAAAAAGACAAATTGAGCTAATGTGGCTTAAATCTTTTACTCATTTTCTTGTAATCTAATTTCAATTTAATAAGTGTTGTTTAGAACATTATATGATAAAAGTATTAACAAATGGATTTGTTTATCATGATACTGATCAGGTAAATAAGTGACGAAAATCAACGTTAAATTATAAATCTTATTTTTCGAATAAATAAAGGAAAGGATTGGAGGTTAAATCATTTACTACTTAAAAAGGTGATTTAAGGCTGTTTTAAGTGTGTTTACAAACATTTTATATCAATTGAACTGTTTGTAAAATAGCTAATTTCAATTGATTATAACTTAAATAATCAATATTTTGAATCAACAATAAATACTCATATTTCACCTTTTTTAGTACAAAAAAGCATGAATAATATTTAGACTAATTTTAAATAAACAATCTATTTTATCATCAAATTTAATTAGTGTAAAAAATACATTAAAAATTTTTGTTTTTTAATTCTTTTCGATAAATTGAGATGAATAACAAAAAACTTACAGCAATGAATATGTACCCTAAATACCAAAAAGAACAGTTTGAATTAGTTGCATTTTGCAAAAACTCAACTAAAAATGCAGAAAACTATTTAGTTGAAAGTACCTATTACAATTTAAACATGATGCTCAATTCTTATGAGCATTTATACATGTGCTTTGAAGACTATTTATTAAAAAAATGCCCTTCTTTAAGCCGTCAACAATTTGGGCAATGTAATGAAAATGCACTCCCTAAATTTGATTATGATGGAAAGCGAATGACATTAGAATGTTCTGCTGATTGGGTTTCGGTTAAAGTTATGGAGACAATAGAAAAATTAGAAAAAGGGATAGTTGCCCCAAAATCTGCTTACATAAACCATTGGAAAGTTTTGCAATTACATCTTCAGAAAACACGTGCATTAGTAAAGGGTTTACGAAAATATAAGCACCTTATGCCTACAAATGGTCTAATACACTAAAAATATAATTTTTGGAACGTGAAAGGTAGGGTCTATAGCAATATGGACTCTATTTTTTTTAGAAAGATAAACCAACATTTACACAAATATTACTGTAATTAATATTGTAATCGTTAGTTGGTACATAGTTGTATTTTAAGCTAAAGAAAGGGTTTATTCTATCAAAAAATGTTGTTGTAAATCCAAGTTCACCCATAAAACCATAACTTACATTGCTTTCTTTTACTTCTCTAGAAGAACTACTGCCACCGTCTAAATCAAGAGCATATTGAGAAACCATATAACCTTGCTCAATAAAATACCCACTACCGCCAATACCAATAAATGGAGAAATTACTCCTCTTTCATTAAAATAATAATGTACATTTAATTGAAAAGGCACGATTACAAAGTTTTTAAGATCACTATCAGGAATAGGCGAGTTATAATCTGTATTGATTTCTTTTTCAGAAAAATTATAAGAAGAGGCTACACCAATTGAAATTGGTACTTTAGAAAGGTGTTTTCTAATATCAATTCCTACACCATTTAAACTCATCTGATGTACATCGCCAACACTGTTTGTTTTACTATAGTTTACTATGAAATCTAGGTTTTGAGCCTGTATTTTAATAGAAAGCCCTAGTATAATTACGAATGTAAAAGATATTTTCAAGAATAGGTTTAACATATTTGATTGTAGTGATTGTTAAATAAGTTTGTAGTAGTAAGACAAATATAGCTTATTTTTTAATAAATAAGTATATTTTATCTTAAAATTGTACAATTACATATTGTAGTTAGTGTTAATCAAGAGTAAGTTGGTTAAAAGACTCTGACAATGTTAAACCCAAAGAAAATATCTCCAGTACTCCAATCTCCTTCAGCATAACTCATAAAGCCGGGTTCGTTTGTAGATTGAGCATTTGTAAATAAAAGTTGAAAAACATGACCTCCTGTTTCTATGTCTAAACCAACAGTTAAAGGGTCCTTGAAATCAGAATCACTAGCTCGACTAAAATTGTAAGAATAATCTATATTGACAGACATTCTTTTACTGACTTTATATCTTCCTCCAATACCTAATACATATTGATTATGATCTTGATTGACATTATAAACAAGGTTTTGTCTTACGTAAGTTGGGGCCAACTCTACAGATAACTTTTTAATACGTTTAGAAAATAAGAATTGAGCTGCATAACTCATTCTATCAGAACCCGTAATTTCTGGATATAATTCTGTACTCACTTGGGTATTGACATTAAAAGTGCCGTATGCAGAAATATTGATAGGGAAGTTACCTTTTTGCTCTTTTATTCGAATTTTTGTGCTCCCTGCATATGTTTTTCTCCAAGATTCTCTACTTATCCCAATTTGAAAACCATCAAATAGCGCGTAAACAAGTTGAATTTTTGTATTTGCATTGTCTAAACCAAAAAATGTTTCCCAGCCGTCTTTTAAAGAACCGAACCTATGAGAGATATACATATAAAAATCACCTTTTCCGCCCACTTTTGTAGATTGTAGGTTACCAATTTTCATTGCTTTAAACGCAGGTTGTTCAAAAGTGACAGAGTCGGTTGTTTCTGTCTCTATTTCATTTAGTAAATCATCCTGTGCAAATGTATAAGTACAGGAGAAAATAAAGAGTAATAGTTGGTAATATTTCATTGTTAGTTATTTAATTATTGTACAATTATTGAGTTTAATTTCATCGAGCAATTCATCGAAACCAATGTATTTTCCTTTTATGGTTATTTTAGAATCTTTAGTGATTTTATAAGGAAATGATGTAGAAAACTGACAGAATACTTTATTATTAAGTTGTATCCCATTTTCTTCTAGTTGAGTTATAGTGCCGTTGAGCTGTACTACTTTTGCAACATAATTAGTTGAAGTATTGCTTTCTATTTCTTTAATAAAACCAATAGCTTCACCATTATAACTCAAACTACTATTTTCTACGGTTGTAGGAGGTTTGAAAATGTAAGCTACTGATAGAACTAAAGCACTACTTAGCACTATTAATAGTGTAAGTAGTTTACTTTTTTTTGAGTTCATAGTTTATAGATATATGAATTTTTTCTGATATCTTTTCCTCTACAATACTTGGAATTTGAATATCAAAATCTGAGGGAGCTACATCAAAAGCTGACTTAGCATATAAAATATCCTTATTTACGTACAACTTAACTCTAGCTACTATTTCTTTTGATATGCCTTTAATAGTAAGTGTTCCTTTTAAATTAAAATCTTTGGGAGCATTACTTAAATTTTTAAAATCAAAATCAGTGATTTCCCCTTTAAAAGTAGCTTTTGGAAATTTATCAGAAGACATATAATTTTCATTGAAATGCTCCTGCATTAATGCCACTTTAAATTCGAAAGCAGCAATAAATAATAGTGCAGCTATTTCTCCTGTTTCAGTATTAATAATTGCTGTTGTACTATTATTAGTTGCTTCTACAGGTTCAAAAGCCTTAACGGATGCTTCAAAATCGGTTAGACCAGTTTTAGTTATATATTTTTGTCCGAAAGAGGTAATACTTAAGAAGAGTAATAAGATTGTAAGTTGTTTCATGTTTTCTATTTTTCTGGGAAATTATCATCTACCCATTTTTGGATACGTTGTCTTTCTTCTTGTGGCATTAAACCAGCAGGAGGCATAGGGTTTGAACTATTATTTATTCTTGATAATAAATTGCCGCTTTCTGTCTGAAATTTAAAATTAGTATAACCAGATAAGTTAATACCTGCTTGTAGACTACTACCACTGTGACAAGAAATACAATAATTATCTGCAATAGTTAATACATGAGGATCGTAAACTACAGCTTCTTCTGCTACAGCATCGTCGTCATCTTCAGGAACTTCAATAACATCATTATCATTTGTACCTGTGTTATCATCATCGATAACAGCTTCAGAACAACCAAAAATAAGAAGAGAAATAAAAGTGAAAATAAATACCTTTTTCATAACGTTAGAATTTAGTGCGTTTAGATTGAATAATTAGTAAAACAGGTTTGTGTTATTATTGTTTAAACAAATTAAAGATAAAAACTTGTTTAAACAAATAAAGTGTCTTTCTCATTAAAATTTGGAATTAATTGGATTTTAAATGTAAGGGTAATAAAAAATTAGAATAATAACATCTTGTAAATAAGTTATTTATGTCTTAAAATATAAAAAAATTGAATTAATCTAAGAATTGGTCTAGTAATTGTATCTTCTACAATTAAATATACTATATTAGTATAACACAAAATAAGAGAACAAGTAATCTTAGTATTACAATAAAAATATAAATATCTAGTAAGTAATTAACCCCATCTTTTGATTAAAGGTGGGGTTTCTTTTTGTACAAAAAAGAGTCATTGATTTTTACATCAATGACTCTTTAAATATCATTTTTATGGACTACACCCCAAACAATCCTTCAATTGAAAGGTATCTTTCGCCTGTATCATAATTGAAAGTAAGAATTGAACTTCCTTCAGGTATTTCAGCTAATTTTTTATCTACAGCAGCTAAAGATGCTCCAGTAGAAATTCCACCAAGAAAACCTTCTTTAAGTGCTAATTCTCTTGCAAAAGCTTTAGATTTTTCGGCATCAACACCAATAGCACCATCTAATAAAGAAGTATCTAAGTTTTTTGGAATAAAACCAGCACCAATTCCTTGTAATGGGTGAGGACCAGGAGCTCCACCACCAATAACAGCACTTACTTCTGGCTCTACAGCAAACACTTTAATGTTTGGCCATTTTTCTTTAAGCACTTTAGCAACACCTGTAATATGTCCGCCTGTACCAACACCAGTAATTAGATAATCCAATCCGTTAGGAAAATCTTCAATAATTTCTTGAGCCGTTGTTGTGGCATGGATATTTACATTGGCAGGATTATCAAATTGAGATGGAATCCAAGCATTTTTATTTCCTTCTGCTAATTCTTCTGCTTTAGCAATAGCACCTTTCATACCTTTCTCTTTAGGAGTAAGTACTAATTTAGCACCATAACTAGCCATTAATTTTCTACGCTCAATACTCATAGATTCGGGCATACAAAGTGTAATAGAATAACCTTTTACAGCAGCAACCATAGAAAGACCAACACCTGTGTTTCCAGAAGTAGGCTCAATAATTTCTGAATCTTTATTTAACAGACCATCTTCTTCCGCTTTTTCAATCATTGCTAAAGCAATTCTATCTTTAATACTACTAGCGGGATTAAATCTTTCAGCTTTAATAAATACATTATGCTTATTAGAGAAGAGCTTATTAATTTTTATAATAGGAGTTTGGCCTATTGTGTCAAGAATTGAATTATAGATCATTTGTATTTTAAATTTAAATGTTTGTTTCACGAATTAACATATAAATCACATAATATCCAAAGTCTATATACTTTATATACTAATAGAATTCTGAATATACTCCTATCCCTATTTTAGTTTGTAAAAGAGTTTCTAAAACGTGATTATTTTAATATTCTAAATGAGAATTTAAGGAATGACAATTTTCTCTATAGCAATAAATTGCCCATTATTAACCCTAATAATGTACTGACCTTTGTCTAAATCTGTAAAGTCTAAAGGTATTTTCTTATTCTTTACTTTACTAGTATCAAGTGTTTTTCTGCGCATTAAGTACCCGTTGGTACTGTAAATTTCATAGGTTGTGATATTCCCATCAAGTGCATTTAGTTCTAGAATGGCTGTTTTATCTTTAGGTGCATTCGGGATCACTTTTACATTAAATATAGCTTCGTTACCACCTACTTGAATTGGGCCAAATTCTTCAGAATTACCATCAATATCAACTTGTAGAATTCTATAATAAAACGCCTCACTTAAATGATCTTGCCAGAAATAGGTACTTTTAATCAACCGATCATCATATACTTTAATTTGATCAAGTGCTTCCCAATCTTTTTTATCTACAGATCTTTCAATTATATAATAATCGCAATTTATTTCTGATGAAGTAGACCAATGCAATGTGTTTTTTCCTTTTTCAATTTTTCCTGTAAATGAAATTAATGCAATAGGAGATGCTGTATTCAAAAGGTAATCACAAGTAACAAGGCTCTTTTCTGGTATAAAATCGCAATTAGGGATGTTCCAATTTAATGTATATGATAAATTTTCATCATCTAGTTTTCCAAAATCTACTGACGTGTTTTCAGTAAAATTAATTGTTCCTTTTCCTATAAAATACAAAACGTTATTAGGCAGCGTAATTCTAGAAAGATCAAGAATACTATTTTCTATAAAATTAAGCACGCCATCATTTAAAATTTCAAAATCGTTGCCTTCAACACTAAAACTTTCTGTTATACTAACAGATGCTGTGTCTACAATACTATAAGTACTATGTTTTGCAATATATAAATTACCAATTACAGATTTCTTTCCTTCAAGTTGTAATAGACCATGCTGAATATTGACATCATTTGCATGCACGTTTTCTTTTAAAACTGAAGAAGAGTTGATAATAATTTTATCTTCTACAATTAGAGGGTTTGTTACATTATAAGCAGATATAGTATTCACTTTTTCGAATTTAATATTCTTTAATGTACTAATACTATCCCCTGATATTGAAGAAGCAAATTGCTGTTTTTGATTATTAAGACTTCCAGTAATTATAATTTCAGCATTTGTAATTAATGCACCTTTTATGTATAAGTTCCCCTCTAAAGTTATTTTTTTAGCTTGAAGTGTATCTGAATCACTTCCGTTAAACTTTACAGTTGGATCAAAACCACCTTTGATAATAATTTCTTTATTGGCATATAATTTAGAAGACCTATTTATAGAAACAGGGGTCTTTAAAATGATCTGTGCATTTACATTTTCAGCGTAAAAACTACATAACACCATTAAAATGAATACGTTAAATCTGGCTTTCATAATAGGATTGCTCTTTCAATAAATAAATTAATCAGTGACTGATTTTATTCAGATTAAAACTATCATTTTATACGCAATAGTACCGAAGAAATGCGTCTTGGTTAATATTTATTAGCTTTATAATGGAACGGAAAGCATTTTTAAGGAATACTGATGATTACTGTTAATCTGATGGTTTTTTATGCTATTTGCTTAATTTTTGTCATATCTAAGTCAAAATTATGCTACAATTGGTGAGGATTATTACAGTTTTTGATTTACGAATCGACTACATTTGTTTTAAGTGTAAGTCGAACTATTAATAGAGGGAGTACACTTAAAGATTTTTTCGATTCTAATTTTTTATAGCATTACCATGATTACTTATAGAAGAAAATGCTAATAGAATCGCTTCGGTTTTCCTTATGTTTAGTTGCAAGATTGAACATAAGGGAAATTTTAAGAAGTAGAAATTATTTATTGACGGATTTAGACAGGAAGAAGATCAGAAAAGACATACTTGATATGTAAAATAAACATAGATTGAAATTAATTGGTTGGATTAACTTGTAAGAAAATAGTTTAAAGAATAGACGATTTTAACGAAACTCTAATCTGCTAATAAATTGATTTTTTCTGCTAGTTTAAATCTTAAATAACCACGAATATAGCAGTGGAGTAATTTTTTGATGAATCTATTTTTAGACAACCGTCTCAGAGAAGAAATAAACAAATAACAAAATAGTATGAAATTTAAAAGTATTTACGCACTAGCATTAATGGGAATGTTCTCTTGTAGTAAGGGTACTTCTCTTGATGGACAAGCAAACAAAAAAGTAAACAAGCCAAATATTATCGTATTTTATGTAGATGATTTAGGATATGGCGATGTAGGAGTAAATGGTTTAAAAGGAGCTTCTACGCCAGTTATTGATAATTTAGCACAAGGCGGAATTAACTTTACAGATGTACACTCTCCTCATGCAACCTGTACACCATCAAGATATGCTATGCTAACTGGTGAGTATGCTTTTAGAAAAAAGGCTCAAATTTTACCAGGTGATGCACCTCTATTAATAGACACCAACAAAAAAACATTACCAGACATGCTTAAAGAAGCAGGTTATGCAACAGGGGTTGTAGGTAAATGGCATTTAGGTTTAGGTATTGGCAATGTTAATTGGAATGAAGCCGTTAAACCAGGTC is a genomic window of Flammeovirga pectinis containing:
- a CDS encoding T9SS type A sorting domain-containing protein, with the protein product MKARFNVFILMVLCSFYAENVNAQIILKTPVSINRSSKLYANKEIIIKGGFDPTVKFNGSDSDTLQAKKITLEGNLYIKGALITNAEIIITGSLNNQKQQFASSISGDSISTLKNIKFEKVNTISAYNVTNPLIVEDKIIINSSSVLKENVHANDVNIQHGLLQLEGKKSVIGNLYIAKHSTYSIVDTASVSITESFSVEGNDFEILNDGVLNFIENSILDLSRITLPNNVLYFIGKGTINFTENTSVDFGKLDDENLSYTLNWNIPNCDFIPEKSLVTCDYLLNTASPIALISFTGKIEKGKNTLHWSTSSEINCDYYIIERSVDKKDWEALDQIKVYDDRLIKSTYFWQDHLSEAFYYRILQVDIDGNSEEFGPIQVGGNEAIFNVKVIPNAPKDKTAILELNALDGNITTYEIYSTNGYLMRRKTLDTSKVKNKKIPLDFTDLDKGQYIIRVNNGQFIAIEKIVIP